One genomic region from Microcella humidisoli encodes:
- a CDS encoding glycosyltransferase yields MSAVPSSVFAQATAQRVDAALTALGETPANGVAERLARLVELARRAESTDAVWLLIIAVCGAFPRQDDVRAVRRVLDLVEGPRAVRRVLATLRPLIIECGGLERRLQILDHVVVVDVDFSATHEHNTGIQRVVRETMASWVGTRADVHLAAWTRASSALRAVSAAERDRVVDWGSPTRFRGAESSAADGDIVVPWRSDVVIVEVPSAASSERMAALAEFSGNRVHLVGYDTIPIVSADMLHPREAEKFASYLTLVKHSTSIVGISESAAQEFSGYISALRSQGVTGPQVSSCALPAELTAASEIVDDPADDRMLVLSVGSHEARKNHRALLFASEVLWREGFEFELALVGRGSAEYIGAFDAEIARMVARGRPITVRRDAGDEELAEFYRRARVMVFPSLHEGYGLPVAEALSRATPVITTAYGSTAEIARDGGCLVIDPRDDDSLVDALRSVLADDSLVERLRDEARRRPERTWKQYADELWAAMIQASPAGSAGGAA; encoded by the coding sequence GTGAGCGCCGTGCCGAGCTCGGTCTTCGCCCAGGCGACGGCCCAGCGGGTCGATGCGGCCCTGACGGCGCTCGGCGAGACGCCCGCGAACGGTGTCGCCGAGCGACTGGCGCGGCTCGTCGAGCTCGCCCGCCGGGCGGAGTCGACCGACGCCGTGTGGCTGCTGATCATCGCGGTGTGCGGCGCGTTCCCGCGCCAGGACGACGTTCGCGCGGTGCGGCGCGTGCTCGACCTCGTCGAGGGTCCGCGCGCCGTCCGTCGCGTTCTCGCCACCCTGCGCCCGCTCATCATCGAGTGCGGCGGTCTCGAGCGACGGCTGCAGATTCTCGATCATGTCGTCGTCGTCGACGTCGACTTCAGCGCCACCCACGAGCACAACACCGGGATTCAGCGCGTCGTGCGCGAGACGATGGCGAGCTGGGTCGGTACGCGCGCCGACGTGCACCTCGCCGCGTGGACCCGGGCCAGCTCGGCGCTGCGGGCCGTGAGCGCCGCGGAGCGGGACCGGGTCGTCGACTGGGGCTCGCCCACGCGGTTCCGCGGAGCCGAGAGCTCGGCTGCCGACGGCGACATCGTGGTTCCGTGGCGCAGCGACGTCGTCATCGTCGAGGTCCCGAGTGCCGCATCCAGCGAGCGCATGGCCGCGCTCGCGGAGTTCTCGGGCAATCGCGTGCACCTCGTCGGCTACGACACCATCCCGATCGTGAGCGCCGACATGCTGCACCCGCGCGAGGCGGAGAAGTTCGCGAGCTATCTCACCCTCGTCAAGCACTCGACGTCGATCGTCGGCATCAGCGAGTCGGCTGCTCAGGAGTTCTCGGGCTACATCTCGGCGCTGCGCTCGCAAGGAGTGACGGGTCCGCAGGTGAGCTCCTGCGCACTGCCGGCCGAGCTGACCGCCGCGAGCGAGATCGTCGACGATCCCGCCGACGACCGCATGCTCGTGCTCTCGGTGGGCAGCCACGAGGCGCGCAAGAACCACCGGGCTCTCCTGTTCGCCTCTGAGGTGCTCTGGCGCGAGGGATTCGAGTTCGAGCTCGCGCTCGTCGGTCGCGGCAGCGCCGAGTACATCGGCGCATTCGATGCCGAGATCGCCCGCATGGTCGCCCGCGGGCGCCCGATCACGGTGCGGCGCGACGCCGGTGACGAGGAGCTGGCCGAGTTCTATCGCCGCGCGCGGGTGATGGTCTTCCCCTCGCTGCACGAGGGCTACGGCCTCCCGGTCGCCGAGGCGCTGTCGCGCGCGACCCCCGTGATCACCACGGCCTACGGCAGCACCGCCGAGATCGCGCGTGATGGTGGATGCCTCGTGATCGATCCGCGCGACGACGACAGTCTCGTCGACGCTCTGCGCTCGGTGCTCGCCGACGATTCGCTCGTCGAGCGACTGCGGGACGAGGCGCGCCGCCGCCCCGAGCGCACGTGGAAGCAGTACGCCGACGAACTCTGGGCGGCGATGATCCAGGCCTCGCCCGCGGGCTCGGCGGGGGGTGCCGCATGA
- a CDS encoding glycosyltransferase family 4 protein produces the protein MSAAPPIVIDATAIPAQVGGVGRYLEQLIPALDALGTPLVIACQQRDAAWIADAAPHARVHAVPAAVARTAVRLLWEQVGLVLLARRHRAAVIHSPHYTMPLLARRPVVVTLHDATFFSDPQLHSPVKRVFFRFWSRVSVRLAAACIVPSAATRSELERFVGPRAAACAVAHHGVDTSVFRPPTPAQIERARSLAGTPHWIAFLGTIEPRKNVPALIRAVLAARTELDDRFADAVLVLAGARGWDTEVDELLREAGDRVRVLGYVDRDDLPGLLGGSLLVAYPSLGEGFGLPVVEAMACGAAVLTTRRLALPEVGGDAVAYAEPSSESIRAAIVALLADDDHRSELGRRGRERAARFTWSAAAEAHAAVYTRAREGGTQNGAG, from the coding sequence GTGAGCGCTGCGCCGCCGATCGTGATCGACGCGACCGCGATCCCCGCTCAGGTGGGCGGCGTGGGCCGGTACCTCGAGCAGCTCATCCCCGCACTCGACGCGCTCGGCACTCCCCTCGTGATCGCGTGCCAGCAGCGCGACGCGGCCTGGATCGCCGACGCCGCTCCGCACGCCCGCGTGCACGCGGTGCCCGCCGCGGTCGCCCGCACCGCGGTGCGCCTGCTATGGGAGCAGGTGGGGCTCGTGCTGCTCGCACGGCGGCACCGCGCGGCGGTCATCCACTCGCCGCACTACACGATGCCGCTGCTGGCCCGGCGGCCCGTCGTCGTGACGCTGCACGACGCCACGTTCTTCTCGGATCCGCAGCTGCACAGCCCCGTCAAGCGCGTGTTCTTCCGGTTCTGGAGCCGCGTCTCGGTGCGTCTCGCCGCGGCGTGCATCGTGCCGAGCGCCGCCACGCGCAGCGAGCTCGAGCGCTTCGTCGGCCCGCGGGCCGCCGCGTGCGCCGTCGCCCACCACGGCGTCGATACGAGCGTCTTCCGCCCGCCGACCCCCGCCCAGATCGAGCGCGCCCGGTCGCTCGCCGGAACGCCGCACTGGATCGCGTTCCTCGGCACGATCGAGCCCCGCAAGAACGTTCCCGCGCTGATCCGCGCCGTGCTCGCCGCACGCACCGAGCTCGACGATCGGTTCGCGGATGCTGTGCTCGTGCTCGCGGGAGCGCGCGGGTGGGATACCGAGGTCGATGAGCTGCTGCGCGAGGCGGGCGACCGCGTGCGCGTGCTCGGCTACGTCGACCGCGACGACCTGCCGGGGCTGCTCGGCGGCTCGCTGCTCGTGGCCTACCCCTCGCTCGGCGAGGGCTTCGGCCTGCCCGTGGTCGAGGCCATGGCGTGCGGCGCCGCCGTGCTGACGACCCGCCGACTGGCCCTGCCCGAGGTCGGCGGTGACGCCGTCGCGTACGCTGAACCCTCGTCGGAGTCGATCCGCGCCGCGATCGTCGCCTTGCTCGCCGACGACGACCACCGGAGCGAGCTCGGCCGCCGCGGCCGTGAGCGGGCCGCGCGCTTCACCTGGAGCGCAGCGGCCGAGGCGCACGCCGCGGTCTACACGCGGGCGCGCGAGGGAGGGACGCAGAATGGCGCAGGCTGA
- a CDS encoding GDP-mannose 4,6-dehydratase, which produces MRRALVTGITGQTGSYLAELLAAHGWEVHGAVRTAGETAPTGAPTLHVADLARPDEIATVIDRVRPDAVFHLGGLTSVAESWTDPAAYAVTIGGSTASILATARRLGDAGHEVRVVNASSAEVFGRAAEQPQTASTPIAPVTPYGAAKALGHRLVKMYRETGVPAANGILFNHESPRRPLAFVTRKITHGVALIAAGRAPSITLGNLDARRDWGWAPDYAEALRLAVDAPGDYIIATGVSHSVRDFVAAAFAAVGIDDWQQLVLQDPRFMRPNDAPEQRGDPAATEAALSWRRTVDFEGMVAAMVAADLAALADRA; this is translated from the coding sequence ATGCGCCGGGCTCTCGTCACCGGTATCACCGGGCAGACGGGCAGCTACCTCGCCGAGCTGCTCGCCGCGCACGGTTGGGAGGTGCACGGGGCCGTGCGCACCGCCGGCGAGACCGCGCCGACCGGAGCTCCCACGCTGCACGTGGCCGACCTCGCGCGCCCCGACGAGATCGCCACGGTCATCGACCGCGTACGCCCTGACGCTGTCTTCCACCTCGGCGGCCTCACCTCGGTGGCGGAATCGTGGACCGACCCCGCCGCCTACGCCGTGACGATCGGGGGGTCGACGGCGTCGATCCTCGCGACCGCGCGGCGGCTGGGGGATGCGGGGCACGAGGTGCGCGTCGTCAACGCCTCGAGCGCCGAGGTCTTCGGTCGCGCCGCCGAGCAGCCGCAGACCGCGTCCACCCCGATCGCCCCCGTGACGCCCTACGGCGCCGCGAAGGCTCTGGGGCACCGCCTCGTGAAGATGTATCGCGAGACGGGCGTGCCGGCCGCGAACGGCATCCTGTTCAATCACGAGTCGCCGCGGCGACCGCTCGCGTTCGTGACCCGCAAGATCACGCACGGCGTCGCGCTCATCGCTGCGGGGCGCGCGCCGAGCATCACGCTCGGCAACCTCGACGCCCGCCGCGACTGGGGCTGGGCACCCGACTACGCCGAGGCGCTGCGGCTCGCTGTCGACGCCCCCGGCGACTACATCATCGCGACGGGCGTGAGCCATTCGGTGCGCGACTTCGTGGCGGCCGCGTTCGCCGCGGTCGGCATCGACGACTGGCAGCAGCTCGTGCTGCAGGACCCTCGCTTCATGCGCCCCAATGACGCGCCCGAGCAGCGCGGCGACCCGGCCGCCACCGAAGCGGCCCTCAGCTGGCGCCGCACCGTCGACTTCGAGGGCATGGTCGCCGCGATGGTCGCGGCCGATCTCGCCGCCCTCGCCGACCGGGCCTAG
- a CDS encoding GDP-mannose 4,6-dehydratase — translation MTRALITGVTGQDGYYLSKLLHEKGYEVYGLVRGQNNPKIEFLERELPFVRILTGDLLDLSSLIRALDVAKPDEFYNLGAISFVAYSWENAMLTSDVTGKGVLNALEAVRLYSGDDPGKVRFYQASSSEMFGKVQHVPQSESTLLWPRSPYGVAKVFGHYMTINYRESYGMHASSGILFNHESPMRGPEFVTRKISMAVANIARGRQETITLGNTDAKRDWGFAGDYVDAMWRMLQQDEADDYVVSTNETHSVHEFLEVAFAHVGIDDWQSKVLQDPRFMRPAEVDLLIGDASKAHEKLGWTPTVSFPELVRMMVDADLARIDAESA, via the coding sequence ATGACACGAGCACTGATCACCGGAGTCACGGGTCAGGACGGCTACTACCTCAGCAAGCTGCTGCACGAGAAGGGCTACGAGGTCTACGGCCTCGTGCGTGGCCAGAACAACCCGAAGATCGAGTTCCTCGAGCGCGAGCTGCCCTTCGTGCGCATCCTCACGGGCGACCTGCTCGACCTCTCGAGCCTCATCCGCGCGCTCGACGTCGCGAAGCCCGACGAGTTCTACAACCTCGGCGCGATCTCGTTCGTGGCCTACTCGTGGGAGAACGCCATGCTCACGAGCGACGTCACGGGCAAGGGCGTGCTCAACGCCCTCGAGGCCGTGCGCCTCTACTCGGGCGACGACCCCGGCAAGGTGCGGTTCTACCAGGCCTCGAGCTCGGAGATGTTCGGCAAGGTGCAGCACGTGCCCCAGTCGGAGTCGACCCTGCTGTGGCCGCGCTCGCCCTACGGTGTGGCGAAGGTCTTCGGGCACTACATGACGATCAACTACCGCGAGTCGTACGGCATGCACGCCTCGAGCGGAATACTCTTCAACCACGAGTCGCCCATGCGCGGGCCGGAGTTCGTCACGCGCAAGATCAGCATGGCCGTCGCCAACATCGCGCGCGGCCGGCAGGAGACCATCACCCTCGGCAACACCGACGCCAAGCGCGACTGGGGCTTCGCGGGCGACTACGTCGACGCCATGTGGCGCATGCTGCAGCAGGACGAGGCCGACGACTACGTCGTCTCGACGAACGAGACGCACTCGGTGCACGAGTTCCTCGAAGTCGCCTTCGCGCACGTCGGCATCGACGACTGGCAGTCGAAGGTGCTGCAGGACCCGCGCTTCATGCGCCCTGCCGAGGTCGACCTGCTCATCGGCGACGCGAGCAAGGCGCACGAGAAGCTCGGCTGGACGCCGACCGTCTCGTTCCCCGAGCTCGTGCGCATGATGGTCGACGCCGACCTCGCACGCATCGACGCCGAATCGGCCTGA
- a CDS encoding DUF4214 domain-containing protein — MTIRARLIGMLSAAAIVVSGLIALPAAPATALSGSEFDPGLIISDEVFFNKSAMSRDAIQAFLDDKGGTCQSGYTCLADYRQTTFTRAADSTCASYTGASNETAATIIFKVAQACGINPQVLLVTLQKEQSLVTSTAPSSTKYRIAMGYGCPDTAPCDARYYGFYNQVYMAGRQLLRYGDLPATFNWFPVGTASNVRYHPNAACGSKRVTIRSEATAALYYYTPYTPNTAALANLTGTGDSCSSYGNRNFWRFFNNWFGSPVLPQDHINFVVAVYDDVLGRPASSREYPGWVRAILNGMPRQQVASGFVNSTEYRLRKIDEAYRTVLDREPDAGGRASWLEGIRRGILTPDDVFEVFLSTKEFYIKAGGTDTGFVNALYQRVIGRPASEGEQAHWAGLVADKSRKWVVDAIYNSVETSRNRANEAFLDYLGREATLEERITWGSYIRSRGQLAFRAAILATDEYWDVAQARAAEPVAPTVEPAPAPTASPTPTPTPSSPTTPTPAPTAPLPSPSESPTSEPSEQPAG; from the coding sequence GTGACGATTCGAGCACGGCTGATCGGCATGCTGAGCGCCGCCGCGATCGTGGTGAGCGGGCTCATCGCGCTTCCTGCTGCGCCCGCGACCGCACTCTCGGGCTCGGAGTTCGACCCCGGCCTGATCATCAGCGACGAAGTCTTCTTCAACAAGTCCGCGATGTCGCGCGACGCCATCCAGGCCTTCCTCGACGACAAGGGCGGCACCTGCCAGAGCGGCTACACGTGCCTCGCCGACTACCGCCAGACGACGTTCACGCGCGCGGCCGACTCGACGTGCGCCAGCTACACGGGGGCCAGCAACGAGACCGCGGCGACCATCATCTTCAAGGTGGCACAGGCGTGCGGCATCAACCCCCAGGTTCTGCTCGTGACGCTGCAGAAGGAGCAGTCGCTCGTCACCTCGACGGCGCCGAGCTCGACGAAGTACAGGATCGCGATGGGGTACGGATGCCCGGACACGGCTCCGTGCGATGCGCGCTACTACGGCTTCTACAACCAGGTCTACATGGCGGGCCGCCAACTGCTGCGCTACGGCGACCTGCCCGCGACCTTCAACTGGTTCCCGGTGGGCACCGCGTCGAACGTTCGCTACCACCCCAACGCCGCGTGCGGCTCCAAGCGCGTCACCATCCGCTCCGAGGCGACCGCCGCTCTCTACTACTACACCCCCTACACGCCCAACACCGCAGCCCTCGCCAACCTCACGGGCACGGGCGATTCGTGCAGCTCGTACGGCAACCGCAACTTCTGGCGGTTCTTCAACAACTGGTTCGGCTCCCCCGTCCTGCCCCAGGACCACATCAACTTCGTCGTGGCCGTCTATGACGACGTGCTGGGCCGGCCGGCGAGCTCGCGGGAGTATCCGGGCTGGGTGCGCGCCATCCTGAACGGCATGCCCCGCCAGCAGGTCGCGAGCGGCTTCGTGAACTCGACCGAGTACCGGCTGCGCAAGATCGACGAGGCCTACCGCACGGTGCTCGATCGCGAGCCCGACGCGGGTGGGCGGGCCAGCTGGCTCGAGGGGATCCGACGCGGCATCCTGACCCCTGATGACGTCTTCGAGGTCTTCCTCTCGACCAAGGAGTTCTACATCAAGGCGGGCGGCACCGACACGGGCTTCGTCAACGCGCTCTACCAGCGCGTCATCGGGCGCCCCGCGAGCGAGGGCGAGCAGGCGCACTGGGCCGGTCTCGTGGCCGACAAGAGCCGCAAGTGGGTCGTCGACGCGATCTACAACTCGGTCGAGACCTCGCGCAATCGCGCGAACGAGGCCTTCCTCGACTACCTGGGCCGCGAGGCGACGCTCGAGGAGCGCATCACGTGGGGCAGCTACATCCGCTCGCGCGGGCAGCTCGCGTTCCGTGCGGCGATCCTGGCGACGGACGAGTACTGGGATGTCGCGCAGGCCCGGGCCGCAGAGCCCGTGGCCCCGACGGTCGAGCCGGCGCCCGCCCCGACGGCGAGCCCCACTCCGACGCCGACCCCGTCGTCACCCACGACGCCGACACCCGCGCCGACGGCACCCCTGCCGTCGCCGAGCGAGTCGCCGACGAGCGAGCCCAGCGAGCAGCCGGCCGGCTAG